The DNA window AAGTTTATCTGATGAACTGCGACGGGGCCGATGCGGCGGAAGAAAAGCTTTTGAGGAGTCATGACAGCGATGAAAAAAAGAGGTCTGATCGGGCTGTCTACTATAAAGAGATGGGGATTGCCCATGAAAAGGTCAATGGAAAAGATTATTTTATGGTCGTTTTCATGAGGTGACGGACAGGAGCAGGTAAACATGAGACTGAAATTTTTACATGATAAAAGAAAACAGCTTGAAGAAAAAAAAGGCACCTTCTCTCTTCCTGTATTTATCATCGAGAGAAGCCGGCTGATAGAGATTGTATTTGTGGTGGCGGTGCTTCTTTCCATACTGGCTGCGCCCTTCGTCAATATCAATTATGACCTGACCAGATATCTTCCGAAGACGGTCCAGTCCAAAGCCGGACTGGATCTGATGGAAGAAAAGTTCGGATATCCGGGAACCGGAAGAGTCATGATAGATGATGTGACGCTTTACGAGGCAAAGCAGTACAAGGATAAGCTGGAAAAGGTGGACGGGGTCGACCAGATTATGTGGCTGGACACCGGCACCGACGTCTTTTCCGCAGACGCCTTTATCAATTTTAACAGTATCGATGATTATTACAAAGACGGTTCGGCGGTTATGGACATCGTATTTGAAAAGGGAGATACCAGCCGGAAGACGTCGAAGGCCATCGATGCAATGAAAGAAATAACCGGGGAAAAGGGGCATTATGTAGGTATGGCGGTACAGAATAAGTCGCTTGCCGAGAATGTGACGAGGGAGATGAAGATGATTCTCTCGCTGGGCGTGCTGATGATTTTCATTATCCTCTGCCTGACCACGAACTCCTGGTTTGAACCGGTGCTGTATCTGATTGTCATGGGAGTGGCGATTCTGATTAACAAGGGCACCAACATTTTCCTGGGAGAGATATCGTTCCTGACGAACAGCGTGTCGGCCGTACTTCAGCTGGCGGTATCCATGGACTATTCGATTTTCCTGATCCATGCATTTACCAGGGAGAAAAACAAGGGGCTTGATCAGATGGAGGCCCTGACCAATGCCATCAACGAAGCTCTGAACTCTATTTTTGCCAGCAGCCTTACAACCATTGTGGGATTTATCGTGCTTACCTTTATGAAGTTCAACATCGGCTTTGATATGGGCATTGTATTGGCGAAGGGAATTGTATTCAGTCTTCTGACTGTCGTATTCTTTATGCCGGCCATGATTCTGAGGCTGACGCCGATGATTGAGAAGACCGGCCACCGTTCCTTTATGCCGAGTTTTGATAAACTCAGCCGCGGGATTTACCGTATACGGTACGGAGTCCTGATCTTCGTGGCGATCTTCGTCATTCCTGCCTACACGGCCCAGAATATGAACAGCTTTCTGTTCGGCAACGACGCCGTAGGCGCCAGCGAGGGTACAAAGGTATACGACGATGAACAGCTGATTAATTCGAAATTCGGGCGCAGCAATATGATGATGGCGCTGGTGCCGAATACCTCGCTGATCGATGAAAAGGCGTTTACCGACGATGTGGAAGCGCTGCCCTATACAAAATCCGTGACCTCCATGGCCGGATCCCTCCCGGACGGCGTTCCGGAAGAATTCCTTCCCGCGAGCATCACGGAGAAGTTACATAAGAACGACTATTCCAGAATCCTGATTTACGTTAGAAGCAAAGGTGAAAGCAAACTGGCTTACCAGTGCTCCGACGATATCCAGGGTCTGCTTAAAAAATATTACCCGGAAGAGTCTTACCTGGTGGGAACGACGCCGTCGACACAGGACATTGAGACGACAATTACAAAGGACTACAGCAGAGTCAATATTTTATCCCTGCTGGGCGTTTTCTTCGTCGTCATGTTCAGCTTTAAATCGGTTATCATCCCGGTTATCATTATGATTCCCATCGAGGTGGCGATTTTCATCAATATGGCGGTTCCTTATATTAAGGGAGATACGATGATATTTATGGGATACATCATCGTGAGCTGTATCCAGCTGGGAGCCACGGTCGACTATGCGATTCTGACGACGAACAACTACCTGGAATGCAGAAAAGAGGCGGAGAAAAAGGAGGCGGCCATCCAGGCGCTGAACAGAAGTATTCCCGCCATTCTGACGTCCGGCTCTATTCTGACGATT is part of the [Clostridium] symbiosum genome and encodes:
- a CDS encoding MMPL family transporter, giving the protein MRLKFLHDKRKQLEEKKGTFSLPVFIIERSRLIEIVFVVAVLLSILAAPFVNINYDLTRYLPKTVQSKAGLDLMEEKFGYPGTGRVMIDDVTLYEAKQYKDKLEKVDGVDQIMWLDTGTDVFSADAFINFNSIDDYYKDGSAVMDIVFEKGDTSRKTSKAIDAMKEITGEKGHYVGMAVQNKSLAENVTREMKMILSLGVLMIFIILCLTTNSWFEPVLYLIVMGVAILINKGTNIFLGEISFLTNSVSAVLQLAVSMDYSIFLIHAFTREKNKGLDQMEALTNAINEALNSIFASSLTTIVGFIVLTFMKFNIGFDMGIVLAKGIVFSLLTVVFFMPAMILRLTPMIEKTGHRSFMPSFDKLSRGIYRIRYGVLIFVAIFVIPAYTAQNMNSFLFGNDAVGASEGTKVYDDEQLINSKFGRSNMMMALVPNTSLIDEKAFTDDVEALPYTKSVTSMAGSLPDGVPEEFLPASITEKLHKNDYSRILIYVRSKGESKLAYQCSDDIQGLLKKYYPEESYLVGTTPSTQDIETTITKDYSRVNILSLLGVFFVVMFSFKSVIIPVIIMIPIEVAIFINMAVPYIKGDTMIFMGYIIVSCIQLGATVDYAILTTNNYLECRKEAEKKEAAIQALNRSIPAILTSGSILTIVGYILYNISSVAAIGDLGHLIGRGAWMSMILVCTLMPAFLVLFDHVLMDNEFERIRKFFERRRIRRRERLKTLAGKVTKTRKNDSDDEDGKEARKS